The Rhodopseudomonas palustris genome window below encodes:
- a CDS encoding IclR family transcriptional regulator: MGRRSERLCRQASGDLAGESDVIQVVSRAFDVLRCFEGAEARLGNLEISNRCGLPRSTVSRLTHTLTRMGQLVYLPRDQKYRIGPSAVAMSTAMMRGLQLRNLIRTRLQEVADQIPGTIGFLIPDRFHLVYFEYARAPHALGLHSTTGSRIAMTQTAGGHAYTAALDEDVANALLTDMSREFPDHAPLLRDRLEANRAMLRERGYVISCGLFSQHINGIAVPMWSPQYQTYVVVNIGLLAAMYDEQRIHDEVAPVLLRLSAAIDALIQNADGGLMATGPGSGKASSRPAAATARRTAPASSLGAAEERRRHGQVPA; this comes from the coding sequence ATGGGACGACGCTCGGAACGCCTCTGCAGACAAGCCAGCGGTGACCTCGCCGGCGAAAGCGATGTGATACAGGTGGTGTCGCGCGCATTCGACGTGCTCCGCTGCTTCGAGGGGGCCGAAGCCCGCCTCGGCAATCTCGAGATTTCCAACCGCTGCGGCCTGCCGCGCTCGACCGTGTCGCGGCTGACCCACACGCTCACCCGAATGGGGCAGCTCGTGTATCTGCCGCGCGACCAGAAGTATCGGATCGGCCCGAGTGCGGTGGCGATGAGCACGGCGATGATGCGCGGGCTGCAATTGCGCAACCTGATCCGGACGCGGCTGCAGGAAGTCGCCGATCAGATCCCCGGCACCATCGGTTTCCTGATCCCCGACCGCTTTCATCTGGTGTATTTCGAATACGCCCGCGCGCCGCACGCGCTCGGCCTGCATTCGACCACCGGCAGCCGCATCGCGATGACGCAGACCGCAGGCGGCCACGCCTACACCGCGGCGCTCGACGAGGATGTCGCCAACGCATTGCTGACGGACATGAGCCGTGAGTTTCCGGATCACGCGCCGCTGCTGCGCGACCGCCTCGAGGCCAATCGCGCGATGCTGCGCGAGCGCGGCTATGTGATCTCCTGCGGGCTGTTCAGCCAACACATCAACGGCATCGCGGTGCCGATGTGGTCGCCGCAATATCAGACCTATGTGGTGGTCAATATCGGCCTGCTGGCGGCGATGTACGACGAGCAGCGGATCCACGACGAGGTGGCGCCGGTGCTGCTGCGGCTCAGCGCGGCGATCGATGCGCTGATTCAGAACGCCGACGGCGGACTGATGGCGACCGGCCCCGGCTCCGGCAAGGCATCCAGCCGGCCGGCAGCCGCGACCGCCCGGCGCACCGCCCCGGCGAGCAGCCTCGGCGCAGCGGAGGAGCGGCGCCGACACGGCCAGGTGCCGGCCTGA
- a CDS encoding TetR/AcrR family transcriptional regulator: MRYSKEHKLETHARIVRKASVRLREKGAHGVGVADLMKEAGLTHGGFYAHFSSREQLVIEAFAYAMDRANERWRKLAVDTPPHEMLAIVVENYLSAAHRDDPGRGCAVPALGAEIARESPKTRRAFAAKLEQMIATMATRFPEASPKAARKQAMATLATMMGALLMARVAGTGELSDAILEAGRDAALAGAMPTKPAPKAPARPRAARKPAAAAVSRTRTKAAPQR; encoded by the coding sequence ATGCGCTACTCGAAGGAACACAAGCTCGAGACCCATGCCCGGATCGTGCGGAAGGCCTCCGTGCGGCTGCGCGAGAAGGGCGCCCACGGCGTCGGCGTCGCCGACCTGATGAAGGAGGCCGGCCTCACCCATGGCGGCTTCTACGCGCATTTTTCCTCGCGCGAGCAACTGGTGATCGAGGCCTTCGCCTACGCGATGGACCGCGCCAACGAACGCTGGCGCAAGCTTGCGGTGGACACGCCGCCGCACGAGATGCTGGCGATCGTCGTCGAAAACTACCTCTCTGCGGCGCATCGCGACGACCCCGGCCGCGGCTGCGCGGTGCCGGCGCTGGGCGCCGAGATCGCCCGCGAGAGCCCGAAGACGCGCCGCGCCTTCGCCGCCAAGCTCGAGCAGATGATCGCGACGATGGCGACGCGATTTCCCGAGGCGAGCCCGAAGGCCGCGCGCAAGCAGGCGATGGCGACGCTCGCCACGATGATGGGCGCGCTGCTGATGGCCCGCGTCGCCGGCACCGGGGAACTGTCCGACGCGATCCTCGAAGCCGGCCGCGACGCCGCTCTGGCCGGCGCCATGCCGACGAAACCGGCACCGAAAGCGCCGGCGAGACCGCGCGCGGCGCGAAAACCCGCGGCCGCAGCCGTGTCCCGAACCCGTACCAAAGCCGCGCCCCAGCGCTGA
- a CDS encoding MFS transporter, with the protein MISTWLASALARRDIHYGWVMVGVTFLTALVSAGAVGAPGVFILPLQQEFGWTTAEISSALSIRFILFGLMAPFAAALMNRYGLRNVALAGQVIIAASLIGSVAMTQVWQLVLLWGVAVGVGTGLTALVLGATVAARWFNHRRGLVVGILTASVATGQLVFLPMLAKLTELYGWRVALMLLCVGLGVAAMGVLLMMRDRPGDLGLRPFGDTGSEPLPPPPPANAPIMAAALGALRDAAKTRVFWILFATFFICGASTNGLIQVHLIPLCADFGIPQVQAAGLLAAMGIFDFVGTILSGWLSDRYDNRWLLFWYYGLRGLSLLFLPFSDFTFYGLSLFALFYGLDWIATVPPTVRLTAQKFGPERAGIVFGWIFAGHQLGAATAAFGAGLSRTVLLSYLPAFFVADALCIIAALIVLTISKHPRPAAA; encoded by the coding sequence ATGATCTCGACCTGGCTCGCCTCCGCCCTCGCCCGCCGCGACATTCATTACGGCTGGGTGATGGTCGGCGTGACGTTTCTCACGGCGCTGGTCTCGGCCGGCGCGGTCGGCGCGCCCGGCGTCTTCATCCTGCCGCTGCAGCAGGAGTTCGGCTGGACCACCGCGGAGATTTCCTCGGCGCTGTCGATCCGCTTCATCCTGTTCGGGCTGATGGCGCCGTTCGCGGCGGCGCTGATGAATCGCTACGGCCTGCGCAACGTCGCGCTCGCCGGGCAAGTGATCATCGCCGCGAGCCTGATCGGCTCGGTGGCGATGACGCAGGTCTGGCAGTTGGTGCTGCTGTGGGGCGTCGCGGTCGGCGTCGGCACCGGCCTGACCGCGCTGGTGCTCGGCGCGACCGTGGCGGCGCGCTGGTTCAACCATCGCCGTGGCCTGGTCGTCGGCATCCTCACCGCCAGCGTCGCCACCGGGCAATTGGTGTTCCTGCCGATGCTGGCGAAGCTCACCGAACTCTACGGCTGGCGCGTCGCGCTCATGCTGTTGTGCGTCGGCCTCGGCGTCGCGGCGATGGGCGTGCTGCTGATGATGCGCGACCGGCCGGGCGATCTCGGGCTGCGGCCGTTCGGCGACACGGGGAGCGAGCCGCTGCCGCCCCCGCCGCCCGCCAACGCCCCGATCATGGCGGCGGCGCTCGGCGCGCTGCGCGACGCGGCGAAGACCCGGGTGTTCTGGATCCTGTTCGCGACCTTCTTCATCTGCGGCGCATCGACCAACGGCCTGATTCAGGTTCACCTGATTCCGCTGTGCGCCGATTTCGGCATCCCGCAGGTGCAGGCGGCCGGGCTGCTCGCCGCGATGGGGATCTTCGATTTCGTCGGCACCATCCTGTCGGGCTGGCTGTCGGACCGCTACGACAATCGCTGGCTGCTGTTCTGGTATTACGGCCTGCGCGGGCTGTCGCTGCTGTTCCTGCCGTTCAGCGATTTCACCTTCTACGGGCTGTCGCTGTTCGCGCTGTTCTACGGGCTCGACTGGATCGCCACGGTGCCGCCGACGGTGCGGCTCACCGCGCAGAAATTCGGGCCGGAGCGCGCCGGGATCGTGTTCGGCTGGATCTTCGCCGGCCATCAGCTCGGCGCCGCCACCGCGGCGTTCGGCGCCGGACTGTCCCGCACCGTGCTGCTCAGCTACCTGCCGGCGTTCTTCGTCGCTGACGCGCTGTGCATCATCGCGGCGCTGATCGTGCTGACGATCAGCAAGCACCCGCGGCCGGCCGCGGCGTAG
- a CDS encoding Zn-ribbon domain-containing OB-fold protein, translating into MSEPAMTSDWTAGEEAISYQRCTACGAVQYFRREFCAGCGGDDLATLRAGGDGVVHAATLVHRAATLEARDHVPFKIVLVDTAEGFRMMAHGAQDLAIGDRVTARYARFTGRLVPFFERTPA; encoded by the coding sequence ATGAGCGAGCCGGCGATGACCTCCGACTGGACCGCGGGCGAGGAGGCGATCAGCTATCAGCGCTGCACCGCTTGCGGCGCCGTGCAATATTTTCGCCGCGAGTTCTGCGCCGGCTGCGGCGGCGACGATCTCGCCACGCTACGCGCCGGCGGCGACGGCGTCGTCCACGCCGCGACGCTGGTGCACCGCGCCGCAACGCTGGAGGCGCGTGACCATGTTCCGTTCAAGATCGTTCTGGTCGACACCGCGGAAGGTTTCCGCATGATGGCGCACGGCGCCCAAGATCTCGCCATCGGCGACCGGGTGACTGCGCGCTATGCGCGTTTCACCGGCCGCCTCGTTCCGTTCTTCGAAAGGACCCCTGCATGA
- a CDS encoding acetate--CoA ligase family protein, translating to MSRLRAALDPKSVAIIGASDNPNKVGGRPVHFLGKFGFKGKIYPINPSRPEIQGHKSYASLRDLPEAPEMVIVAVAGDNAIAAVEDCAAAGVKIAVVMASGFGEVDAVEGKAKERRMVEAAHKAGMRIVGPNSQGLANFGTGAIASFSTMFVDMERAAEDAKGHVAMLSQSGALSTVPVGFLRQKGIGVRHTHATGNDADITVGELACAVAEDPDVKLMLLYLESIPDKKYLEELAAIALDRDLPIIALKSGRTEAGKAAAQSHTGALANEDRVVDAFFAHHGIWRAPDMRGLVEATELYLKGWKPQGRRLVAISNSGAVCVLTADAATSVGMPMAKLAPETDTKLKGILPSFATTTNPIDLTAALLSNSALFGDILPVIAEDPAADAFLIGVPVAGPGYDVPAFSRDAAAFAKQTGKPLVVSATQPSVAQAFAANGTSVFPTEVEAVTALHQFLAHHELMAKTRARRVTRDVREAPVASAAGTLMLNEAESLSLLAARGIPVVPHRLCLSRNEAIAAFTMIGGPVVVKGCSADIAHKSELGLVRLGVTSADATGDIFAEMEQIIAENGSRFDGVIVASMAGGRRELMIGAHRDPVFGPVVVVGDGGKYVEIFKDTKLLLPPFTAQDVRDALQTLRIAPLFAGVRGEPPMDLDALIDAVVKVGELMRDPAAGVVSLDLNPVMLGSAGQGCVVVDAVVFHGA from the coding sequence ATGAGCCGTCTTCGCGCCGCCCTCGATCCGAAATCCGTCGCAATCATCGGCGCGTCGGACAATCCCAACAAGGTCGGCGGCCGGCCGGTGCATTTCCTCGGCAAGTTCGGCTTCAAGGGCAAGATCTATCCGATCAATCCCAGCCGCCCCGAGATCCAGGGTCACAAGAGCTACGCATCGCTGCGGGACCTGCCCGAAGCGCCCGAGATGGTGATCGTCGCGGTCGCCGGCGACAACGCCATCGCCGCGGTCGAGGATTGCGCCGCCGCCGGCGTCAAGATCGCGGTGGTGATGGCGTCGGGCTTCGGCGAGGTCGATGCGGTCGAAGGCAAGGCCAAGGAGCGCCGCATGGTCGAAGCCGCGCACAAGGCGGGCATGCGCATCGTCGGGCCGAATTCGCAGGGCCTGGCCAATTTCGGCACCGGCGCGATCGCGTCGTTCTCGACGATGTTCGTCGACATGGAGCGCGCCGCGGAGGACGCAAAGGGCCACGTCGCGATGCTCAGCCAGTCCGGCGCGCTGTCGACCGTGCCGGTCGGCTTCCTGCGCCAGAAGGGCATCGGCGTTCGCCACACCCACGCCACCGGCAACGATGCCGACATCACCGTCGGCGAGCTCGCCTGCGCGGTCGCCGAAGATCCCGACGTCAAGCTGATGCTGCTGTATCTCGAGAGCATCCCGGACAAGAAGTATCTGGAAGAACTCGCCGCCATCGCGCTCGATCGCGATCTGCCGATCATCGCGTTGAAGTCCGGCCGCACCGAGGCCGGCAAGGCGGCGGCGCAGTCGCACACCGGGGCGCTCGCCAACGAGGATCGCGTGGTCGATGCGTTCTTCGCGCATCACGGCATCTGGCGCGCGCCGGACATGCGCGGGCTGGTCGAGGCGACAGAGCTGTATCTCAAGGGCTGGAAGCCGCAGGGCCGGCGGCTGGTGGCGATCAGCAATTCCGGCGCGGTCTGCGTGCTGACAGCCGACGCCGCGACCAGCGTCGGCATGCCGATGGCGAAGCTCGCGCCCGAGACCGACACCAAGCTGAAAGGCATTCTGCCGAGCTTCGCCACCACCACCAACCCGATCGATCTCACCGCCGCGCTGCTGTCCAACAGCGCGCTGTTCGGCGACATCCTGCCGGTGATCGCGGAGGACCCGGCGGCCGATGCGTTCCTGATCGGCGTGCCGGTGGCGGGGCCGGGCTACGACGTGCCGGCATTCTCGCGGGATGCCGCGGCGTTCGCCAAGCAGACCGGCAAGCCGCTGGTGGTGTCCGCGACGCAGCCGAGCGTGGCGCAGGCCTTTGCGGCGAACGGCACCTCGGTGTTTCCGACCGAGGTCGAGGCGGTGACGGCGCTGCACCAGTTTCTGGCGCATCACGAACTGATGGCGAAGACGCGCGCGCGTCGCGTGACTCGGGACGTGCGCGAAGCGCCGGTCGCGTCCGCCGCAGGGACGCTGATGCTCAACGAGGCCGAGAGCCTGTCGCTGCTCGCCGCGCGCGGCATTCCGGTGGTGCCGCATCGGCTGTGCCTGTCGCGCAACGAGGCGATTGCGGCGTTCACGATGATCGGCGGCCCGGTGGTGGTGAAGGGGTGTTCGGCCGACATCGCCCATAAATCCGAACTCGGCCTGGTCCGGCTCGGCGTGACATCGGCCGATGCGACCGGCGACATCTTCGCCGAGATGGAGCAGATCATCGCGGAGAACGGCTCGCGCTTCGACGGCGTGATCGTCGCGTCGATGGCCGGCGGCCGGCGCGAATTGATGATCGGCGCGCATCGCGATCCGGTGTTCGGCCCGGTCGTGGTGGTCGGCGATGGCGGCAAATATGTCGAGATCTTCAAGGACACCAAATTGCTGCTGCCGCCGTTCACGGCGCAGGACGTGCGCGACGCGCTGCAGACGCTGCGGATCGCGCCGCTGTTCGCCGGCGTCCGCGGCGAGCCGCCGATGGATCTCGACGCGCTGATCGATGCGGTGGTGAAGGTCGGCGAACTGATGCGCGACCCCGCCGCCGGCGTGGTCAGCCTCGATCTCAATCCGGTGATGCTCGGCAGCGCAGGCCAGGGCTGCGTGGTGGTCGACGCCGTGGTGTTTCACGGCGCCTGA
- a CDS encoding thiolase family protein — translation MSYITGVGLTSFGRIDGSTTLSLMRDAAEQALADAELTRSDIDGLLCGYSTTMPHIMLATVFAEHVGIRPSYCHAVQVGGATGMAMAMLAHQLVESGAAKNILVVGGENRLSGQSRDASVQALAQVGHPVYEVPLGPTIPAYYGLVASRYMHQHGVTEEDLAAFAVLMRAHAASHPGAQFRDPISVAEVMASKPIATPLKLLDCCPVSDGGAALIVSREPTTRHRIRVRGCGQAHTHQHVTAMPADGPSGAEQSIARARAASGVAISDVRYAAVYDSFTITLLMLLEDLGLAPRGEAAARARDGYFSRDGAMPLNTHGGLLSYGHCGVGGAMAHLVETHLQMTGRAGNRQVRDASLALLHGDGGVLSSHVSMILERVR, via the coding sequence ATGAGCTACATCACTGGCGTCGGCCTCACCTCGTTCGGCAGGATCGACGGTTCGACCACGCTGTCGCTGATGCGCGATGCCGCCGAGCAGGCGCTCGCCGATGCGGAGCTGACGCGCTCCGACATCGATGGGCTGCTGTGCGGCTATTCGACGACGATGCCGCACATCATGCTGGCGACGGTGTTCGCCGAGCATGTCGGCATCCGGCCGAGCTATTGTCACGCCGTTCAGGTCGGCGGCGCCACCGGGATGGCGATGGCGATGCTGGCGCATCAGCTCGTCGAGAGCGGCGCGGCGAAGAACATTCTGGTGGTCGGTGGCGAAAATCGCCTGAGCGGGCAGAGCCGCGACGCCTCGGTGCAGGCGCTGGCGCAGGTCGGCCACCCGGTTTACGAAGTGCCGCTCGGCCCGACCATCCCGGCTTACTACGGCCTCGTCGCGTCGCGTTACATGCACCAGCACGGCGTCACCGAGGAAGATCTCGCCGCATTCGCGGTGCTGATGCGTGCGCATGCGGCGAGCCATCCCGGCGCGCAGTTCCGCGATCCGATCAGCGTCGCCGAGGTGATGGCGTCGAAGCCGATCGCCACGCCGCTGAAGCTGCTGGATTGCTGTCCTGTTTCCGATGGCGGCGCGGCGCTGATCGTCAGCCGCGAGCCGACCACACGGCATCGCATCAGGGTCCGCGGTTGCGGCCAGGCGCATACCCATCAGCACGTCACCGCGATGCCGGCGGACGGCCCGTCCGGCGCCGAGCAGTCGATCGCGCGCGCCAGGGCGGCGAGCGGTGTCGCGATTAGCGACGTGCGCTACGCCGCCGTCTATGACAGCTTCACCATCACGCTGCTGATGCTGCTGGAGGACCTCGGCCTCGCGCCACGCGGCGAGGCGGCGGCGCGCGCCCGCGACGGCTACTTCTCGCGCGACGGCGCGATGCCGCTCAACACCCATGGCGGGCTGTTGAGCTACGGCCATTGTGGCGTCGGCGGCGCGATGGCGCATCTGGTCGAGACCCATCTGCAGATGACCGGCCGCGCCGGAAATCGCCAGGTCCGCGACGCCTCTCTGGCGCTGCTGCATGGCGACGGCGGCGTGCTGTCGTCGCATGTCAGCATGATCCTGGAGCGGGTGCGATGA
- a CDS encoding CoA-acylating methylmalonate-semialdehyde dehydrogenase, with protein MRTIGHFIGGKEVEGKSGRFADVFEPMTGEVKAKVALATKAEMRAAIENASAAQPEWGATNPQRRARVLMKFLDLVQRDYDKLAELLAREHGKTIPDAKGDIQRGLEVAEFACGIPHLMKGEYTEGAGPGIDIYSMRQPLGVVAGITPFNFPAMIPMWKFAPAIACGNAFILKPSERDPGVPMALAALMLEAGLPPGILNVVNGDKEAVDAILDDVDIRAVGFVGSSPIAQYIYERAAATGKRAQCFGGAKNHAIIMPDADLDQTVDALIGAGYGSAGERCMAISVAVPVGKTTADRLMEKLIPRVEALKIGPSTDPSADFGPLVTKEALERVKNYVEIGVQEGATLAVDGRGFKMQGYENGFYMGGCLFDNVTRDMRIYKEEIFGPVLSVVRAHDYAEALALPSEHDYGNGVAIFTRDGDAARDFAAKVNVGMVGINVPIPVPIAYYTFGGWKKSGFGDLNQHGPDSVRFYTKTKTVTSRWPSGVKEGAEFSIPLMK; from the coding sequence ATGCGCACCATCGGTCATTTCATCGGCGGCAAAGAGGTCGAGGGCAAGTCGGGGCGGTTCGCCGACGTGTTCGAGCCGATGACTGGCGAGGTGAAGGCCAAGGTCGCGCTCGCCACCAAGGCGGAGATGCGCGCCGCGATCGAAAACGCCAGCGCCGCGCAGCCCGAATGGGGCGCCACCAATCCGCAACGCCGCGCCCGCGTGCTGATGAAGTTCCTCGACCTGGTGCAGCGCGATTACGACAAGCTCGCCGAGCTGCTGGCGCGCGAGCACGGCAAGACCATTCCGGACGCCAAGGGCGACATCCAGCGCGGCCTCGAAGTCGCCGAATTCGCCTGCGGCATTCCGCATCTGATGAAGGGCGAATACACCGAAGGCGCCGGCCCCGGCATCGATATCTATTCGATGCGGCAACCCTTGGGCGTTGTCGCCGGCATCACCCCGTTCAACTTCCCGGCGATGATCCCGATGTGGAAATTCGCCCCGGCGATCGCCTGCGGCAACGCCTTCATCCTGAAGCCGTCGGAGCGCGATCCCGGCGTGCCGATGGCGCTCGCCGCCCTGATGCTGGAAGCCGGCCTGCCGCCGGGCATTCTCAACGTCGTCAACGGCGACAAGGAGGCGGTCGACGCCATTCTGGACGACGTCGACATTCGCGCCGTCGGCTTCGTCGGCTCGTCGCCGATCGCGCAATACATCTACGAGCGCGCCGCGGCCACCGGCAAGCGCGCGCAGTGCTTCGGCGGCGCCAAGAACCACGCCATCATCATGCCCGACGCCGACCTGGACCAGACCGTCGACGCGCTGATCGGCGCCGGCTACGGCTCGGCGGGCGAGCGCTGCATGGCGATCTCGGTCGCGGTGCCGGTCGGCAAGACCACCGCCGACAGGCTGATGGAGAAACTGATCCCGCGCGTCGAGGCTTTGAAGATCGGTCCCTCGACCGATCCGTCCGCCGATTTCGGCCCGCTGGTGACCAAGGAAGCGCTGGAGCGCGTCAAGAACTACGTCGAGATCGGCGTCCAGGAAGGCGCCACGCTCGCCGTCGACGGCCGCGGCTTCAAGATGCAGGGCTACGAGAACGGCTTCTACATGGGCGGCTGTCTGTTCGACAACGTGACCCGCGACATGCGGATCTACAAGGAAGAGATCTTCGGCCCGGTGCTCAGCGTGGTCCGCGCGCACGACTACGCCGAAGCGCTGGCGCTGCCGTCGGAGCACGATTACGGCAACGGCGTTGCGATCTTCACCCGCGACGGCGACGCCGCGCGCGACTTCGCCGCGAAGGTGAATGTCGGCATGGTCGGCATTAACGTCCCGATCCCGGTTCCGATCGCCTACTACACGTTCGGCGGCTGGAAGAAGTCCGGTTTCGGCGACCTCAACCAGCACGGTCCCGATTCCGTGCGATTCTACACCAAGACCAAGACCGTCACCTCGCGCTGGCCCTCCGGCGTCAAGGAAGGCGCGGAGTTTTCGATCCCGCTGATGAAGTGA
- a CDS encoding enoyl-CoA hydratase, with the protein MRMINSHCGVVVDDRGVVRLTICAAGPLNILNSQVIDAVREGVAQLAADASNRVLIICGESDRSMIGGADIKEMATLDQASAERFITGLGHLCETIRTVPYPVIARIPGWCLGGGLEVAAACDFRVAAENAKFAMPEVRVGIPSVIHAALLPRLIGWSRTRWLLMTAETIDAPTALGWGLIDTIAPPDVLDDAVEGLVASLLAAAPQALRAQKALLTAWHDMPLREAVDHSVTVFGQAYLTGEPQRLMGEFISRKR; encoded by the coding sequence ATGCGGATGATCAACTCCCATTGCGGCGTCGTCGTGGACGACCGCGGCGTCGTGCGCCTGACGATCTGCGCCGCCGGCCCGCTCAACATCCTGAATTCGCAGGTGATCGACGCGGTTCGCGAGGGCGTCGCGCAACTCGCCGCCGATGCGTCGAACCGCGTGCTGATCATTTGCGGCGAAAGCGACAGGAGCATGATCGGCGGCGCCGACATCAAGGAAATGGCGACGCTGGATCAGGCCTCCGCCGAGCGTTTCATCACCGGGCTCGGCCATCTGTGCGAAACGATACGCACCGTGCCGTATCCGGTGATCGCGCGAATCCCGGGCTGGTGCCTCGGCGGCGGGCTCGAAGTCGCCGCCGCCTGCGACTTCCGCGTCGCGGCCGAGAACGCCAAATTCGCGATGCCGGAAGTGCGGGTCGGAATCCCCTCGGTGATCCACGCGGCGCTGCTGCCGCGGCTGATCGGCTGGAGCCGCACGCGCTGGCTGCTGATGACCGCCGAGACGATCGATGCGCCGACCGCGCTAGGCTGGGGCCTGATCGACACGATCGCGCCGCCGGACGTGCTCGACGACGCCGTCGAGGGCCTGGTCGCCTCCCTGCTCGCCGCCGCGCCGCAGGCGCTGCGGGCGCAGAAGGCGCTGCTGACCGCCTGGCACGACATGCCGCTGCGCGAGGCGGTCGATCACTCGGTCACGGTGTTCGGCCAGGCCTATCTCACCGGCGAGCCGCAGAGACTGATGGGCGAATTCATCAGCCGCAAGCGCTGA
- a CDS encoding CoA transferase has protein sequence MGPLEGVKIVDMTSVLMGPYATQMLGDYGADVIKIESPDGDVTRQIGPSRHPGMGPVFLNANRNKRSICLDLKHAAGRAAALRLIARADVLVYNVRPQAMARLALGYDDVAPINPRLIYAGLFGFGQDGPYAAKPAYDDLIQGATALPALNARIGDGTPRYVPNALVDRIVGLTAVGAICASLVHRDRTGQGQRLDVPMFETMASFVMGDHLGGLTYEPPLDRGGYARHLSPDRRPYRTADGYICAMVYNDKQWVSFLQAIGRDDLLADERYTSFAKRAVNIDVVYAELARIFQTRTTAEWTDLLDAADVPAMRMHDLETMLDDPHLVATDFFPVVQHPSEGPIRDMKVAATWSATPVERQRLAPRLGEQGAEILGEVGYSAEEIAALAGCGALKLPAAAKAAS, from the coding sequence ATGGGGCCACTCGAGGGCGTGAAGATCGTCGACATGACGTCGGTGCTGATGGGGCCCTACGCGACCCAGATGCTCGGCGACTACGGCGCCGACGTGATCAAGATCGAATCCCCCGACGGCGACGTCACCCGGCAGATCGGGCCTTCGCGCCATCCCGGCATGGGCCCGGTGTTCCTCAACGCCAACCGCAACAAGCGCAGCATCTGCCTCGATCTCAAACATGCCGCCGGCCGCGCCGCCGCGCTGCGGCTGATCGCGCGCGCCGACGTGCTGGTCTATAACGTCCGCCCGCAGGCGATGGCGCGGCTCGCGCTCGGCTACGATGATGTCGCGCCGATCAACCCGCGGCTGATCTATGCCGGCCTGTTCGGCTTCGGCCAGGACGGGCCGTATGCGGCCAAGCCCGCTTATGACGATCTGATCCAGGGCGCCACCGCGTTGCCGGCGCTGAATGCGCGCATCGGCGACGGCACGCCGCGCTACGTGCCGAACGCGCTGGTTGACCGCATCGTCGGCCTCACTGCCGTCGGCGCGATCTGCGCCTCGCTGGTGCATCGCGACCGCACCGGGCAGGGCCAGCGGCTCGACGTCCCGATGTTCGAGACGATGGCGAGCTTCGTGATGGGCGATCATCTCGGCGGACTCACCTACGAGCCGCCGCTCGATCGCGGCGGCTACGCGCGGCATCTGTCGCCGGACCGGCGGCCGTACCGGACCGCCGACGGCTACATCTGTGCGATGGTCTACAACGACAAGCAGTGGGTCAGCTTCCTGCAGGCCATCGGCCGCGACGATCTGCTAGCCGACGAGCGCTACACGTCGTTCGCCAAGCGCGCCGTGAACATCGACGTGGTCTATGCCGAGTTGGCGCGGATCTTTCAGACCCGCACGACTGCGGAATGGACCGATCTGCTCGACGCCGCCGACGTGCCGGCGATGCGGATGCACGATCTCGAAACCATGCTCGACGATCCGCATCTGGTGGCGACTGATTTCTTCCCCGTCGTGCAGCATCCCAGCGAAGGCCCGATCCGCGACATGAAGGTGGCGGCGACCTGGTCGGCGACACCGGTCGAGCGCCAGCGCCTCGCGCCGCGATTGGGCGAGCAGGGCGCGGAGATACTTGGCGAGGTCGGTTATAGCGCCGAGGAGATCGCGGCGCTCGCGGGCTGCGGGGCATTGAAGTTGCCGGCCGCGGCGAAGGCGGCGAGCTGA